From Corynebacterium aquatimens:
GCGTGCTTCCCTGTTAGCCAGAACAGGAATGAAGGTAGGAATCACGGCACCTGCCTCGTGGCGGGCAACGACAGCCTTGAAAGTAGCCTCAATGTCCGCCGCAGCGAAAGCGCCGCCGAATTCAGCAACCAGGTCCTCCTGGATGCGGCCGTAGACGTTAGTCATCAGTGCGGTACGTGCGAAGTTCGTCATTATTGTTCACCTTCCTCTTCGCGTCAGGGTTGCCGTAGGTCGCACCGCCGGACGGAATCTCCGCCCAACGATTTAACCTTGGCAACCGTTTGTTAACTTGTTGTTTACTTTAGGGCG
This genomic window contains:
- a CDS encoding three-helix bundle dimerization domain-containing protein, which encodes MTNFARTALMTNVYGRIQEDLVAEFGGAFAAADIEATFKAVVARHEAGAVIPTFIPVLANREARELLAAGRIESAAMELAAA